In Sesamum indicum cultivar Zhongzhi No. 13 linkage group LG8, S_indicum_v1.0, whole genome shotgun sequence, the sequence ATTGCCATATcatgtataattaatcaataatgttAATTCTCTTAATTTAAACGCCACGTCAGATCCAGGTGGCATTTTCCtacaaatttagaaaaattttgatgaacaGAGGACTAAAGTTaagcaattaaaaaaagttagaagcctgttttaaaactttaaaaaattaaaggactaaaatgaaaaatttgtataattaaaggaccaaaattgtctttaatcaatttcttttaagtacatacttaaattaaatgtacATAGAACATGAATGACGAAAtataaaatgcaatataattcttttttatgataaaagatCTGAACTGTCCATTATCATAGTACGGTACACATGTGCCGTTATTATAGAGGCTGTTGCTACCTCGGAAGGAAAAACGAAAAAGAGAATACACTACAGAAGCTGTTGTAATTATACGATAAAAATTGGCGTCGGCCTCAGCTGACATACATAAAAACATGCCGACATTATTTGGATTCAGATGATGTAATGTGCATTCCATTATTGAGATAGCAACCGCTATTTTTGAATCCTAATGGGTTGCATGTAATTTTTGACTTCTCAGAAggctttatttatttaaattaacttgctggaattcctaaaaattggtaaatttataattacaattaccccCATTTTCACATTTCTAAAACCCTGAGAAGTGTATAAGTAGAAAGATATCCtttaatgttttaataaaaagtattcttagaaatatataaaaacacgTATGAAATACTGAGAAGAAATGATTGCACTCAAACTATTTCTGTAAATTCAAAATAGGAAAGCTCTAAATCCAATTGATGGCTTCAGATGAACTACAAACCAGCAAATAATGAAACCACATTGTCACACAAAAGAGCAAGAAAAACTCAATATTCCCTCACTGGACATTCAACTAAACCACATTAACCTTCCATGCTGTTGATTCTCTTAGCAGAAgccttatatcccaaattccaTCTAAGAGAGAACATATTCAAGTagaaaaccaaaatcaaacaCATCAACTGCCAAAATGAACAACAAACAGAATCGGTGGCGAAACCATCAAACATGGAACCACATTGTGCATGAAAGAGCAACACAACTGCTTAATCTCTACCCCATTAACCCCCCATGCCATTCATTCTCTCGATCACCGTTATAACTCCCTGCGTCCCAAACTTCCCGTCCCCATTCGCCACCATCCCAGAAAACAACTGCTTAGACAATGCAGCTCCAGGCAACACCAGTACCTCCTCCTCCAAATCCACCCCCATTCCCAAATCCTTCACCATATACTCCGCAAAACCCCCAGGCCTATAATCCCTACCAATCATCCTCTTCCCAAACAATTCCATCACCATGGACCCAGCCGCCCCTCCTCTCACCGCCTCCAAGAACTTATCCTTATCTAATCCCGCCTTCTCCCcaaacaccaatccttcactCAATCCCACCAAACTCCCCCCTACAACAATCTGATTAGCTATTTTACAACTCTGTCCCTTTCCAGCACTCCCCATATAATTCACTTTCCCTAATATATCAAACAAGGGCTTCAACCACTGCACCACCTCAGCATCCCCACCCGCGAAAATTGCCAATTTACCATCTCTAGCCCCTAAATCGCCCCCGGATACGGGTGCGTCGATGGAATAACAGCTTTTCTCAAGGGCAGAATCGTAAATTTGCCTGGCTAGTGCCGGGTGGCTACTGGTATGGTCGATGATGACGGTTTTGGGACTGAGGGACGGAAGAAGTGTGTCGAGAACGAGGGCTCGGACATCCGAGGGGTGGCCAATCATGGTGAAAATGACATCGCTGGTGGCAGCGAGTTCCGCCGGAGAGGAGGCGAGAGTGGCGCCAGTGGAGAGGAGGGAGGTGGCTTTAGATGGGGTGCGGGCATAGATGGAAAGGGAGTAGCCGGCGGAGATGAAGCGGGAGGCCATGGCGCCACCCATGACGCCGATGCCTATCCATCCTATGCGGGTATGGGTAGGGGCTATGGGCGCTGGGTAATGCCCACCCATTTCTTACTGCTGATGCTCTGAACCAGAAGCAGCTTAGATCGGCTTCTTAGGTCTACTTAGGGAGAGTACACAAGTACTTTTCCATGTCCCTTTTAGTTTTTtactacaaaaatgaaaattaaataaaatgatatcattaactacttataatatttttataaataattgataaattatttataaaataattaagtcattgagattttatacaattacatataaattctctataatttaaaagtttacataatatttatttccgtctaacaaataagaacaaaaatcacacaaatattttgtaattaaactTAACGCGAATAAGTTGCTATGTTATTTGAATTCTGAGAggtctttatttaataaaattaaggcTAAATTATAGCTACCTCATTTTAAGTTTGGCATAATAATGAATACCTCTTCAttggttaaaaaataaaaaatatcgccctcaaataaaaaataattatatatcactaaatggtgaaattaagtttactattttactcttattgaaatatttaaaaatatttaaagaatttgaggatggataaaataaataatcaatagaaaatattaatccataaaattatctatgaaaattattaaaaaatatataaaattttaatttataattcaaaatagcattttgatcagctcaccacaaaaattgaatgaaatctTAATAAAAGCTAACAAAATAAACTCATTCGTTACACGGACTTTAACATCAAAAgtctatttgtaatttttcaaacactacaaacgtatttataattattctaagtCTTACGCGGAGGTAATTATAATTCACcctaaaattaacttaatgTGTCCTACTTGCAATTTTAAATGGGAAATTCATCGACACTCCCAAgtttattctaattataaatacattccgagtagattataaattacaattcacCCCATTTGTCGTTTCTAAAACCTTACAACACCTGTATGAGAAGTGTgcaagtataaaaatatcaagaatctTTACagcacaaaaaattaagaattagcACCCGACATAAATCATCGTATAATAGTTCACCCAAACAAATCCTGACTCTTATTTCCATTATCTCTAATCAGTTCGCTCTCATCAGTGATTGAAACGCCTTCCCATATGGAAAAGAAACACAGCATGGTAGCAGAGATAGGGGAGATCCGACAAGTCCTTTGCACAAGATATCAATCTACATCAGAGCGCACCGAGTGGAATGCACCTTATTTCCATATTCAAGAATGTGAAGAATGATTCACTTATTGCACCTAAAAGTATTTCTGTAAATTCCAAATTGGACATGCAACACTATAACCCACAACAACAACAAGCTATAAGTCCAATTGAGGGCTTCGGATAAACTTGACTAAACTCAATATGGAACAAATTGCCACATAAAAGAGCAAGGAAAGCTCAACATTCCATCACCGGACATTGAAACAACACCAAAACCAAAACCACATTAACCTTCCATTCTATCTATATCTTAGACAACATATTCAAGTAGACCATcaaaattataccaaattcaAACACCAACACCAGTTTTTGTTGCATCTAGTACATTATAAGACCTACATATAGTCACCCCCCTTCACAAAGTGAAAACATTTTAAGTGCAATCCTCGATCCACAAATGCTGCTTAAAGCCAACAGAATAAGAGAATTAGAATTCTTTTTCACCAAAAAGGTTAGCCGTGATTTGAGACGGAAAGCTTTTGGCAATCTAACAAGTCCTCACAAGAAATAATCCCAAATGAATAAAACCCCCACCAGAACAAGATGACAAGAAAATGACCTACCATATGGCAGTGGGagtgttctcaaaatttggaaAGAGGACATGCAAGATCATCATGGACAACAAAAACAAGAtacaaatttcaaatcatagcTTCACCATGTACCTACATACACTAGGAACCAGCAACAAACACAAACATGGAACCACAATGCAGAATCAAAGAACAAGACAATTACTATTTCATAATCAAGATGACAAGAAATGATTCACTAGAATATACAGGAAGTGTCTCATTAACTTTGGGGAAGCCGGTATGCGTGAGCATCACGAATAACCAAAATGAGCAACAAACAGAATCAGTGGCTTCACCATGTAACCATAGACTAGAAACGAGCAAGCAAACTCAAACACAACCACATCGTACATGAAAGAGCAAGACAACTGCTTAACCTCTACCCTATTCACCCCCCCATTCCATTCATTCTCTCAATCACCGTTATAACACCCTGCGCCCCAGACTTCCCGTCCCCATTCGCCACCATTGCAGAAAACAACTGCTTAGACAGTGCAGCTCCTGGAAACACCACTACCTCCTCCTCCCCTTCTTCCAAATCTACTCCTATCCCCAAATCCTTCACCATATACTCCGCAAAACCTCCAGGCCTAAAATCCCTACTAATCATCCTCTTCCCAAACAATTCCATAACCATGGACCCAGCCGCACCCCCTCTCACCGCCTCCAAGAACTTATCCTTATCTAATCCCGCCTTCTCCGcaaacaccaatccttcactCAATCCCAAAAAACTCCCCACTAGTGCCATCTGATTAGCTATCTTACAACTTTGTCCCTTGCCAGCATTCCCCATATAATTCACTTTCCCCAATATATCAAACAAGGGCTTTAACCACTGCACCACCTCAGCATCCCCAGCCGCGAAAATTGCCAATTTACCATCTCTAGCCCCTATATCTCCCCCAGATACGGGGGCATCGACGGAATAACAGTGTTTCTCAAGGGCGGAAGCGTAAACTTGCCTGGCTAGTGCCGGGTGGCTAGTGGTATGGTCGATGATGACGGTGTTGGGACTGAAGGACGGAAGAAGTGTGTCGAGGACGAGGGTTCGGACGTCAGAAGGATGGCCGATCATGGTGAAAACGACGTCGCTGGTGGCAGCGAGTTCCGCCGGGGAGGAGGCGAGAGTGGCGCCGATGGAGACTAGGGAGGTGGCTTTAGATGGGGTGCGGGCATAGATGGAAAGGGAGTAGCCGGCGGAGATGAAGCGGGAGGCCATGGCGCCACCCATGACGCCGATGCCTATCCATCCTATGCGGGTATGGGTAGGGGCTATGGGCGCTGGGTAATGACCACCCATTTCGGACTGGTACTCTGAACCGAAGCAGCTTAAGACCAGCTTCTAGGGAGAGTAAACTAGTactttagttttttattataaaaaagaaataatatatatttttcattaaatatcaaaattaaataatttttaactgcttataatatttttataaataatttcgtACGTAatctctatttatattttaattctaaattctaCTTCCCACTACTTATTGCAAAAATTCTCCACTtgtattgttattttaaatttataaatatttctctaAAAGTGCAAATTCTTATAAGAAATCCCTTAAGAGGTTCACAAGCTATTTCCTGCCTCCAATATTCAACAAATcaatcttaataaatttaatttgagtaaatcTATCTAaccatttttctaatttagaGGAACTTCAatacttaccacacaaaagaaaatcacaagAACGTAACTATTATACAAATTGGCACCttctatttcaaatcatattgcatcttactattttatttagtatatatataagacacATTGTACAATCATTTTAAAgacaaataaataacataatataacatgtatatcaaatgaaaaagtagaagatataatagaatttggaatcgaaaatccaatttatacatatagtCCCCATGGGGCAACCAAGGAGAATATGCATTGGCATGATAAGCGGAGGAGGGTACTCAAGCATTTGCTTGCTTGACGCAAACTTTTACCAGAAAGGAACCCAATCTGCATGCTAATAAGGTCCAACATGCAATATTCATGATCAGGAACGGAGTCCCACTCCCCCATCAAAGTCAACcacatattaaataagaagAGGCTCCCCGATAAGGGGTATAATGCCAACAATCATGGTGGATGCTACTCAGAACACCTGCCTCACCGACTCCACCAAAGTTATTGATAGCTATCTCCCCTTTCCTTATTCTCAACTCTTACTGCCTCTTGCTTTATTCTTGATTGTTTACTTCTTTTCTTCCAAATCCCATTCTGTTTACCTGATCGACTTCTCTTGCTATCTACCGCCGGCCCATCTTCGCGTCTCGACTGCCAAGTTTATCgaacattttgaaatatgtGGTATTCATGAGAGGGAGGCCATCGATTTCCAGGCTAAAGTGGGTGAAAGGTCGGGTATCGGGTCCGAGGCTTGCCTCCCTCTTTCGGTGCATCAAATTCCACCTGATAAATCTCTCAGCCGGACCCGAGAAGAAACAGAAACCATTCTTTTTGCAGTGGTAGAAGATCTCCTCAGTAAACATAACGTAAATCCCAAGAACATTGATATACTCGTAACCAACTGCAGCATATTCTGCCCCACACCGTCCATTGCAGCTATGATCATAAACAAGTTTGGACTCAGAAGCAATGTCAAGAGTGTGAGCCTAAGTGGAATGGGGTGCAGTGCTGGGCTAGTGGCCGTTGGTTTAGCCAAAGACTTGCTGAGAGTCCATCGGAACTCATTGGCTCTGGTTCTCAGCATGGAAGCAGTAACTCCGAGTGGTTATAGGGGTCGAAACAAGTCCATGCTTTTAGCCAACGCATTGTTCCGAATGGGAGGGGTCGCTGTGTTACTGTCGAACAAGAAGCAGGACAAACTGAAAGCGAAATACAGACTACGATATCTCTTCAGAACACACATGGGTTCGGATGATCAATCTTACCAGTCTGTTTTCGAACAAAGTGATGATGCTGGGGAAGTTGGAGTTTCACTGTCAAGATCCCTTATACATGTCGCAGGACATGccctgaaaaaaaatataacagagttAGGCCCGTATGTTTTACCAATTTCTGAGCAGCTCCTCTATGGACGGTCAATCATTCGTAGCAAGATTTGCAGTTCAACAATAAAGAAGGAAATATACATACCGAACTTCAAGAAGGCGTTAGAGCATTTCTGCATACATGCGGGTGGAAGAGCAGTCATTGATGCTGTGGAGGAGAGGCTGAGACTGAATAAAGAAGATGTCGAAGCATCCAGGATGACTCTTCATAGATTTGGGAATACTTCTTCCTCTTCTGTCTGGTATGAATTAAGCTATCTGGAGGCAAAAGGCAGGATCAAGAAACGCGATAGGGTGTGGCAAATTGCATTTGGCAGTGGCTTCAAATGCAATAGTGCAGTTTGGGAATGCATTTCAGAACTTGATTCTAGTACAAGAAACGCATGGTCAGATGATATACATTTGTACCCTGTTATGGTACCAGATGTTGCTGATCACTAATGTTACTGTAGATAACTGTCATTACATATTTCTCATGcaacatttaattttctatagaTGCTATATCTACTTGGTCATTACTTCTGGAGTGCAGTGGAAGACCATGATATACACTGGCTTCAAATTTCCAAGATATGTTTACAGGAAGTATGCCACTAgcagataattttttttccagcACTGGAAAGAAATGGGATCATAGGTcatccacaaaataaaatattgtcccTCATTAAAATATGGGGTCTTGAAGAATGTGAGGGAGAGATGTTGAATACCTGATGCTCTGAAAGCTCatgttcatttctttctcCCCTCACGTGATTTATTTGACTTCAACACTGCATGATGCTTAGACAATAACTCTGCAGTAGAATGGTCTCCAAACaagtgggagttcttgaagATCAAATTCCTTGTAGATGAATCAACATGATAGCCTTGACCAGGCATCCACTGTAGCAAATGAAGAAACAGTTCTTTCTTTTCAGGTTGCTCAACGTAACGAGAAACAGCCATGTGAAAGATGTCCTGAAAGAGAGAACGTAACAAATGGCTGAAATTTGAATCTACAGAAAAGCGAAAAGGTGATCtaagatttcaaattcttccgTGTTTCAGAACTAACATATTGTTCCATGGAGCTAAGGTCCAAATATGGAAGAAACAAGTGTTTCCAAACAGACAACACCTAGACAAGACAGCTGCTGTTTCTAACTCCAAATCCAGAATGTGGTTGAAGTATGATATTTGCAAAGATCAACAATATAAACCATACATACTATCAGAATCAAAACCCAAACATAATAAAGGCTTCATGAGAATATTTAACGCATAATCATGTGAGCGGGTGGAGGCAAAGACACACGTAACAGACCCTGAAGCATGTGGATTACATTTAGTACTGAAAACAATATATGCTGATGGAATCTCAAAACTTAAACGATTACCAGATCAATCTTGTAGCCAGAACTGTGGATAGACTTGAGCACATCATTTACTAGGTTTATATTGCCCTTTCGCATAAAGGAGGTAGCAAACTTCTTAATAGCAGTCTGAGAGATCAAATGTGCATTGTCCTGAAGAAGTCGAGTggttagaaatatatatacatatatatcgaACAACCACCAATAATCCAGTGAAGCTTGTCATATAATTCGTACCTTGACCACTACGTATGCATCTTTAAGAAGCCCACCTGCaagtaaaatatgtaaaatctTCTCGTGAAGGGCCTTGTTAATTGTCCTCTTGCTATATCTCAACATACTGTACACTGAAAATGCTTCTGAATGGGAACCAGTTTTGCCAAGATGATTAATCAAAGAGACAGCGAGACCCTGCATAAGGGAAACCTGTAAGAAACTGTCGGGCCAGATTCACTGAGTTTGTACTTGATTTAACATGTACGCATCCAGTAACCACATTTGAGTAACTTTCAGCTTCCAATCACATACTGTTTTGCCATGAGCAGtattatagataattacaGTCATCCAAAGGGCTAACAACCTCAACCTAGAGGGCAAGAAGAATTCACGGAAACATAACAGGAAAAAAGATGACAAGAAAAGTTGATGTTGGAAAGATTCATATGACCACAAACTGAACCAAAAAAGTCAATGTTGAGCATTTAGAAGATCCACCTAAGATTGCAGTTGCTAAAGATCATGCCCCCAGATAATTCATCTCCTAATATGACCACTTGAATAATTGCATTCTCGACTCTTAGTTTACCATGGCTAGACTTGAATCATGATTTCTCTCAACCAAACAGAACAGAGGAATGAAATTCTATTTAGCTTCAGTGTCAAGTTGAAAGGATAAAGAG encodes:
- the LOC105169145 gene encoding 3-ketoacyl-CoA synthase 7 — protein: MPTIMVDATQNTCLTDSTKVIDSYLPFPYSQLLLPLALFLIVYFFSSKSHSVYLIDFSCYLPPAHLRVSTAKFIEHFEICGIHEREAIDFQAKVGERSGIGSEACLPLSVHQIPPDKSLSRTREETETILFAVVEDLLSKHNVNPKNIDILVTNCSIFCPTPSIAAMIINKFGLRSNVKSVSLSGMGCSAGLVAVGLAKDLLRVHRNSLALVLSMEAVTPSGYRGRNKSMLLANALFRMGGVAVLLSNKKQDKLKAKYRLRYLFRTHMGSDDQSYQSVFEQSDDAGEVGVSLSRSLIHVAGHALKKNITELGPYVLPISEQLLYGRSIIRSKICSSTIKKEIYIPNFKKALEHFCIHAGGRAVIDAVEERLRLNKEDVEASRMTLHRFGNTSSSSVWYELSYLEAKGRIKKRDRVWQIAFGSGFKCNSAVWECISELDSSTRNAWSDDIHLYPVMVPDVADH
- the LOC105169141 gene encoding probable 3-hydroxyisobutyrate dehydrogenase-like 3, mitochondrial: MGGHYPAPIAPTHTRIGWIGIGVMGGAMASRFISAGYSLSIYARTPSKATSLLSTGATLASSPAELAATSDVIFTMIGHPSDVRALVLDTLLPSLSPKTVIIDHTSSHPALARQIYDSALEKSCYSIDAPVSGGDLGARDGKLAIFAGGDAEVVQWLKPLFDILGKVNYMGSAGKGQSCKIANQIVVGGSLVGLSEGLVFGEKAGLDKDKFLEAVRGGAAGSMVMELFGKRMIGRDYRPGGFAEYMVKDLGMGVDLEEEVLVLPGAALSKQLFSGMVANGDGKFGTQGVITVIERMNGMGG
- the LOC105169142 gene encoding probable 3-hydroxyisobutyrate dehydrogenase-like 3, mitochondrial, which codes for MGGHYPAPIAPTHTRIGWIGIGVMGGAMASRFISAGYSLSIYARTPSKATSLVSIGATLASSPAELAATSDVVFTMIGHPSDVRTLVLDTLLPSFSPNTVIIDHTTSHPALARQVYASALEKHCYSVDAPVSGGDIGARDGKLAIFAAGDAEVVQWLKPLFDILGKVNYMGNAGKGQSCKIANQMALVGSFLGLSEGLVFAEKAGLDKDKFLEAVRGGAAGSMVMELFGKRMISRDFRPGGFAEYMVKDLGIGVDLEEGEEEVVVFPGAALSKQLFSAMVANGDGKSGAQGVITVIERMNGMGG